CAGAATAGCGCCGGCCAAACATTAGCCGGCCGGTAAATTCATCTACGATTATAATTTCCCCATCTTTTACAACGTAATGAACGTCTTTTTGAAAAAGCACGTGGGCTTTAACGGCCTGCACTATTCGGTGGGCAAGATCTGAATTGGCAGCATCAGAAAAAAGCCCGGGCATTTTAAGCAAGTTCTCACAGCGAGCTATTCCATCTTCTGTAAAGGCTACGTTCCGCTCTTTCTCGTCTTTTTCGAAATCCCGACCCTCTTTGAGTTGCCTTGCGATCTGATCCGCAGTAGTGTACATCTCTACGTTGTCTTCTGATGGGCCGGAAATGATAAGAGGGGTTCGAGCTTCGTCAATCAAAATAGAGTCAACTTCGTCAACAATGCAAAAATGATGCCCCCGCTGGACAAGCTGATCTTTAGCCACAGCCATGTTATCTCGAAGATAGTCGAAGCCAAACTCACTGTTCGTTCCGTAAGTTACGTCAGAAAGATACGCTTCTTTTCTTTCTTTCTGATCCATATAAGCATAAATACACTTTACTGAGAGACCGAGAAAACGATAGATAGGTCCCATCCATTCTGCGTCACGCTTCGCAAGGTAGTCATTCACTGTAACCACATGTACTCCATTGCCGGAAAGGGCATTAAGCACTACCGCAAGGGTGGCCACAAGTGTCTTCCCTTCGCCAGTCTTCATTTCTGTTATCTTGCCTTCGTGAAGAGCCATGCCTCCCATTAGCTGTACGTCGAAATGGCGGAGGCCAAGAGTTCTCCTTGAAACTTCCCTTACAAGGGCAAAAACCTCTACAAGAAGATTGTCAAGGCTTTCTCCTTCGTTAGCTCGTCTTTTGAAGTCTGCAACCAAAGAGCGAAGGTCTTCATCACTTTTCGCACTATACTCTGGCTCCAGCCCGTTGATATCATCAGCTATCTGACGATATCTTTTCAGCGCCCGTTCATTGGGGTCTAAACCAAGAACGCGCTTTAGGCCTTTCAACATTTACTTCACCTCAATAAATAATATACGATGATCGTTCCACAAGAGTTTATTATATGCCGTCCGGGAGTAACGGGTCAAAAGTATTTTTACTGCCTGCCATCATAAGGGCAAAAACTTTTGTCTCATTCACGAGATGGGTAATTTCACAATATTCATTTGGCATATGGGCCACATCAGCTTCTTGCCCCCAGACAACTGCCGGAATGCCATTTTTTCTAAAATAGGCAGCACAGGTCCCGCCCCCTACTCCGCCTATCACCGGCGCAAAAGAATAAACTTCCTTAACTGCTTCTGAAAGAAGCTTAACCACAAGCGCATCAGATGGGGTGGGGCTTGTGGAATCGGTTCGCTGGAGTACGGTTATGTCGATTTCGGCGCCACTTTTCTGCTCCTCCGAATGGGCAATATGCTCCATAACCTTCAACACTCCATCTACATTGATCGAAGGCAGTATACGACAATCAAGACAGAAGACCTCTTTGCCGGGAATAGTGTTTACGTTGCTCACGTTAGCTAATCGCCGAGTAGGCTCAAAAGTGGAAAGGGGGGGAGAAAAAAGCTCATTCTTTTCTGGGAAGGCTTCGTGGAGGGCCCCATCGAGTTTCATGGCAAATTCGTTGGTAATTCGGCAAGCGTTAAGGCCAAGGTCAGGCCTACTTCCATGAACCTGCTTCCCTGTCACTGTCCATTGGACCCACAGGATGCTTTTTTCAGCAACTTCAATAAAATCTCCCTGTTCATTTCCACCATCTGGAACAACCACAAGGTCATCTGAACTGAAAAGCCCTTCTTTGATAAGATACTGTATGCCGTATAGACTGCCCAGCTCTTCATCCGCTACAAAGCAGAGGCATACCTCGTATTCCGGCACAATATTCTGCTCTTTCAATGCCGCAGCGGCAAAAATACTGGCTATGAGCTCTTGTCCATTGTCACTGCTGCCCCGCCCAAATATACGGCCATCTTTTATAGAAGCCTTGAAGGGGCTAGTGTTCCAAAGGGTGGAATCTCCCTCTGGAACCACATCCATGTGTGTGATGATCCAAAGGCGTTTTTTTGTTCTGCCTGGAATACGCACTATAAGATTAGGGCGATACTTTTCTGGCGCCTTCTCATCAGGGGCATTATGCCATTCTGCTTCCGGAAGGCCTTTTTCTAGTAGAAGCTTCGCAATAAAGCGCGCTTTTTCCACCTCTCCTATCCCTCCGTCAT
This region of Aminobacterium colombiense DSM 12261 genomic DNA includes:
- a CDS encoding M20 family metallo-hydrolase; its protein translation is MGENIVAYIDRMKNQMVESLAQLIGFPAISPHDGGIGEVEKARFIAKLLLEKGLPEAEWHNAPDEKAPEKYRPNLIVRIPGRTKKRLWIITHMDVVPEGDSTLWNTSPFKASIKDGRIFGRGSSDNGQELIASIFAAAALKEQNIVPEYEVCLCFVADEELGSLYGIQYLIKEGLFSSDDLVVVPDGGNEQGDFIEVAEKSILWVQWTVTGKQVHGSRPDLGLNACRITNEFAMKLDGALHEAFPEKNELFSPPLSTFEPTRRLANVSNVNTIPGKEVFCLDCRILPSINVDGVLKVMEHIAHSEEQKSGAEIDITVLQRTDSTSPTPSDALVVKLLSEAVKEVYSFAPVIGGVGGGTCAAYFRKNGIPAVVWGQEADVAHMPNEYCEITHLVNETKVFALMMAGSKNTFDPLLPDGI